One region of Spartinivicinus poritis genomic DNA includes:
- a CDS encoding substrate-binding periplasmic protein, whose product MQILLFLILLQLASLAYSSCPLQKVRFISEEFPPYNYLAEGGRVEGVAVDILVAASTLVNCHVRRSDIEILPWARGYKYALARPNTALFSMSFSEERSKLFLWAGPFAKTKNALIKKKASNIMISSRTPIHTFVIGAIRDDISHQLALAIGAKSHNFRFANHPDNLARMLYKDRIDMWAYNYITARWIFRKLRYPSDEFEIIYLMSENDNFFAFNKDTDRKAVQLLQQGINQLKAMPSGLGISKLEEIIRKYL is encoded by the coding sequence ATGCAAATACTGCTGTTTTTGATTTTGTTGCAATTGGCATCACTAGCTTATAGCAGCTGTCCACTTCAAAAAGTCAGATTTATTTCTGAAGAGTTCCCACCTTATAACTATCTTGCAGAGGGTGGAAGAGTAGAGGGAGTTGCAGTTGATATACTCGTTGCAGCTTCGACCTTAGTGAACTGTCATGTTCGAAGAAGTGATATTGAGATACTACCTTGGGCGAGGGGGTACAAATACGCTCTAGCGCGACCCAATACGGCCTTATTCAGTATGAGCTTCAGTGAAGAACGATCCAAACTGTTTTTATGGGCAGGCCCGTTTGCTAAAACGAAAAATGCACTCATTAAGAAAAAGGCCAGCAATATCATGATCAGTTCAAGAACTCCAATACACACCTTTGTGATTGGTGCAATAAGGGATGATATTAGTCATCAACTAGCATTGGCAATAGGGGCTAAAAGCCATAATTTTCGTTTTGCAAACCACCCGGATAACTTAGCTAGAATGCTGTATAAAGATAGAATTGACATGTGGGCATACAACTATATCACTGCGAGGTGGATCTTTCGAAAACTGAGATATCCTAGTGATGAGTTTGAAATTATTTATTTAATGAGTGAGAACGATAATTTTTTTGCTTTCAACAAAGACACAGATCGTAAAGCTGTTCAGCTGTTGCAACAAGGTATTAATCAATTAAAAGCAATGCCTAGTGGACTTGGCATATCAAAACTAGAAGAAATTATTCGAAAATACCTTTAA
- a CDS encoding response regulator, with the protein MNLVENQYKVIELLLVEDNYSDYILTKECFELQKLALNLHHVVNGEECMQFLLKQDKYATSPTPDIILLDINLPVMDGREVLAEIIKHEKLKCIPVVVLTTSQADKDILDMYKLRCSSYLTKPVDFNNFREVITQLSSYWFTVVAMPHTDNE; encoded by the coding sequence ATGAACTTAGTGGAAAATCAATATAAAGTTATAGAATTATTACTAGTTGAGGATAATTATAGTGATTATATACTTACAAAAGAGTGCTTTGAATTGCAAAAGCTTGCACTAAATTTGCATCATGTTGTAAATGGTGAAGAATGTATGCAGTTTTTATTAAAGCAAGATAAATATGCTACCTCACCTACTCCTGATATTATTTTACTAGATATAAATTTACCCGTTATGGATGGCCGAGAAGTACTTGCTGAGATTATTAAGCATGAGAAATTAAAGTGTATCCCAGTAGTGGTATTAACTACATCTCAAGCTGATAAAGATATTTTAGATATGTACAAGCTTCGCTGTAGTTCTTATTTAACAAAGCCTGTTGATTTTAATAATTTCAGAGAAGTGATTACTCAATTGAGTAGCTACTGGTTTACAGTAGTAGCCATGCCTCACACAGACAACGAGTAA
- a CDS encoding sensor histidine kinase, which yields MKNNNYHLLYSIFEAAPVGLLMVDQKGAIVLANSNALELFQYKQDELIEQSVEILIPVGYRRDHPTLRKEFYSNLESRSMGKGRDLKAIRKDGSTFFVEIGLNPLTLDNKLMVVASIVDTTQRKEEERKLRQLNEALEKSNIELQQFAYVASHDLQTPLRGITGFAQLLEKRYKEKLGESGNLYIDQIVLSVKKMKSLINGLLAYSRVDAQSVPHESVCLQRVLDDTLNLLDMDITKRKAKINYSTLPQVLGCELQLLQLMENLLSNSIKYNQSSPPEITIACQEKNSEWVISIKDNGIGISEKHYKKIFEIFKRLHTHEQYPGTGIGLAVCRRIVNRHGGKIWVESEVNKGSVFYFTLAQQGKVE from the coding sequence GTGAAAAATAACAATTATCATTTGCTATATAGTATATTTGAAGCAGCACCTGTTGGCCTATTAATGGTTGACCAAAAAGGGGCGATAGTACTAGCAAATTCAAATGCATTAGAGCTATTCCAATACAAACAAGATGAGCTAATAGAGCAGTCAGTTGAGATTTTGATACCTGTTGGTTATCGTAGGGATCATCCAACTCTAAGGAAAGAGTTTTATAGTAATCTTGAATCTCGCTCCATGGGAAAAGGCAGAGATTTAAAGGCTATTAGAAAGGATGGCAGCACTTTTTTTGTTGAGATTGGCTTGAACCCACTAACATTAGATAACAAACTCATGGTTGTTGCATCTATAGTTGATACAACCCAGAGAAAAGAAGAAGAAAGGAAGCTACGTCAACTAAATGAAGCATTAGAAAAAAGCAATATAGAATTACAGCAGTTTGCTTATGTTGCATCACATGATTTGCAAACCCCATTGAGGGGAATTACAGGTTTTGCTCAACTTTTAGAAAAAAGATATAAAGAAAAGCTAGGTGAAAGTGGGAATCTTTATATTGACCAAATTGTTTTAAGCGTAAAAAAAATGAAGTCATTAATTAATGGTTTACTTGCTTATTCTCGTGTAGATGCACAATCTGTACCCCACGAGTCTGTATGTTTACAACGGGTTTTGGATGATACGCTTAATTTACTTGACATGGATATTACAAAAAGAAAAGCAAAGATTAACTATAGTACATTACCTCAGGTTTTAGGTTGTGAGTTGCAGTTATTACAGCTAATGGAAAATTTATTAAGTAATAGTATTAAATATAATCAAAGCTCACCACCCGAAATAACTATAGCATGTCAGGAAAAAAACAGTGAATGGGTAATTTCAATAAAGGATAATGGGATTGGAATTAGCGAAAAGCATTATAAAAAAATATTTGAAATCTTTAAACGGCTTCATACACATGAGCAGTACCCAGGGACAGGTATAGGTCTTGCTGTTTGCAGACGAATAGTAAATAGGCATGGTGGCAAAATTTGGGTAGAATCAGAAGTTAACAAAGGAAGTGTTTTTTATTTTACCTTAGCCCAACAAGGAAAAGTTGAATGA
- the gvpA gene encoding gas vesicle structural protein GvpA gives MATIQKSTDSSGLAEVVDRILDKGIVIDAWVKVSLVGIELLSIEARVVVASVETYLSYAEAIGLTASAAAPA, from the coding sequence ATGGCTACTATACAAAAATCAACTGATTCTTCAGGTCTTGCAGAAGTAGTAGATCGTATTTTGGACAAGGGTATTGTTATCGATGCTTGGGTTAAAGTATCACTGGTTGGTATCGAGCTGCTATCTATAGAAGCCCGAGTAGTTGTTGCGTCTGTAGAAACTTATCTGTCATATGCAGAAGCTATTGGTTTAACAGCCAGTGCTGCAGCACCTGCTTAA